gaagagatacttccccagccccaggctccacATCCTTCCAGGTCAGTGATGGGATTTCAAGAGCACCAGGAAGATCCCCTCACCCCTAGGGTGCCAGCACCTACTTTGTTCCCTCTCCCCAAAGTTCTCCTCAATGTGCAAACAGTCCTCTTTTGGTTTGTAGGATGGTGGTAGGCAGACAAAAGCCAAGgcacagaaaaaacaaaattcaattcCTCACCCCAAGGCAGCCTGTCCTGAGAGACTGGGGAAAATACATCTGCCCCTATCTCCTCCAAAGAGGATTCGTtgcttgcttgtgtgtgtgtgtgtgtgtgtgtgtgtaaggggcaCAGCACAGAGCATGTGGTAATTCAAAGTCTGGGCCTCTCAGACGAGGCAGTTGACGTTACCTGGAAGCTTATTAGAAATGTAGACTTTCCGGCTTCACctcagacccactgaatcagaacctGCCTCTCAGTGAGATCCTTAGTGATAAATCAGCCCCGGAAATGTGGACCAGCGATGGTCTGAGAGCCTCCTACCCTCTGTTTGGGTCCATGAGTTCTAGCCTCACAGTCACCCCATGCTAGCACTCCAGCTTTGAAGCTCCCCCTCCCATCATGGGAGTAAGGACATAGCAACCCCCCCCTCACTTCCTTACAGGACCCTGGCCCTTCTCTGGGACTGGGGAAGAGAGAATGGTTCATGGCGTCCAGACATCCTTCAGGGATGTAGCTTTCGGCCCCTCCTAGCAAAGTCTCCCTCTGAGTCTGTTTCCACACCTACAAAAGAGAGCCAGTGACATGGACAGCCCACAGTGGCCAGAATGAGAAGTATGGTGGCCCATGCCCTGTGCCCATTGCGAGgactttctcctcttctctccttgctTTCCACAACTCCTCTCTCACTTCTGTCTGGTTGAGCCCAGGGGTGGGGGATGTAGTCAGAGGGGTTGTgcgtctttttattttctcctgccaggtctctctctcctccattctCCATCAGTTTGACAATGGTGCCGACTGAGGCTGACTGCCCTTCTCTACGGGACAGGGCTGGTGCCCCCCTCTCCTGTTTCTCTAAAAGTCTTCCCTAGCATCTCTTGGCCCCTTCAGAGGACTTTGACTCCCACACACTCCCTGGCATGGAcacccctctgcttctccccagacAGCAGTGTCTGGGCCTTACTGGCCTCCGTGAATTGGAACCCCCCATCCCCTACTACCAGCCTGAGTTTCCCTCCCATCCTTGCTTGTCCAGGGCCCTGTCTGGGGCCCCTCAGCATTCATCTCCTCTTCTTGCACACCAGGACAATCTCAGAACTTGCTGCCCCTCTGGAAGGCTCCCCTCATCTGTGGGGAGTCATCCTCAACAGGCCACACTTCCAGAGGCACGTGCAAGCAGGAATGCTCAGGCCCTAACATGTGGGAGTTCTAGGGGAAGGGGTGATTTCCACCCCCATCTTAATAACCCAGCCCCTCTGCAGCTGACTAAGCCGGCAAGATCCAGCCAGGGCATCCCCACTTCTGGCCTCAGAGCTGGCTCCCCGTCCTGAAAAACCTGTCTGGGGGGCCTGCCCTGAGGCTATAGGGCCCAAAGGGCAGGTTGGACAGGATTCCCCTCCAGCCACTCCCACCCCAAGACAAAATCAGCCACCGCAGGGGCCTGGCCTCACTTGCCTCTGGAAgccacagccagccagctcctGTTCTAGCTCCCGGCCCAGCTATGGCATCCCTGCTGCCCGTCCAGACCTGGCCCTTGATCCTGATTCTGCTGACTGTCCTGGCCCTGGGGGCTGCAGGTCTCTGCCATCTctggtggggtgtggggagggactCTGAGTCCAGCGCAGGAGGCACTGTGCCTTCGGGGCCCTCGAAGAGGAGCTGGTCTGgccagttgggggtggggggccggtgAAGGCAGTGACCAGGCATCAGTCACTGAGCCCAGGGCACACTCCTGGTCCTCTTCCAAACCCGTGAGGCAGAGAGGTGTGGGAAAGGGCCCCAGGCTAAGAATCCCGGTAAGGTTGGTGGCCGCCCCCTACTGGCATCAGAGCCTGGCCGCTGGTGGACGGCCCAGCTTCTGCAGCCCAAGCCTGCCACCTGGTGGTCAGATGAGCAAAGGCCTGTGTTCTGCCAACGCGTGGTAGAGTGGAAGGGGAGGCGTCTGCATCCTTAGAAATGGCACCCAGGGGTGAGGGCCCGATCTGATGGTGGGGAAGGGGTTTGGTTGCCCCAGCTCGAACTCCCTCTTGGCCCCCCAGAAAACTTCAACATCTCAAGCATCTCGGGTCTGCTGTCCCCGGCACTAACGGAGAGCCTGCTGGTTGCCTTGCCCCCTTGTCACCTCACAGGGGGCAATGCCACACTCATGGTCCGGAGAGCCAATGACAGCCAAGGTTTGCTACCCCctcccagggtggccctctgATCCCCAGAGACCCTACCCAGGACACCATCTGcaccccccttccccagctcctgccTTCCTATAACCCTTCTCCTGGGCCACCCATATTTCACCACCCATATTTCATATTCCATACTTCACCCCCAACTTGCTGCCCAGTGGTGAAATCTAGCTTCGTGGTGCCTCCATGCCGTGGGCGCAGGGAGCTGGTGAGTGTGGTGGACAGCGGGGCCAGCTTCACAGTCACCCGGCTCAGCGCATACCAGGTGACAGACCTCGTGCCAGGAACCAAATACTAGTAGGTCCCAGATCCAGGGCACCTGTGGGAGGGGGTGCAGGGAGAGAAGATGGGTCCTGACATTTGCTGGTGGGGAGGGATCTGGTCAGCTTGGGGTAAGAAAGTAAGGATACGGCTGAAGGGATCAAGAGCCTAGAGGAAGGCACAGCTAGGAAGGGGGAGGcctgggctctctccctctcttcccaaatCCCAGATAATCACTGAGgagtctctcctctctcccccaaacccctccacAAAAGCGTTTCCTACCTAGTGACGAAGGGGACATCCACTGAGTCCAGTAGAGAGATCCCAATGTCCACACTTCCTCGTAAGTAAATCAGGGCTCTCCAAATCTTCCCTGGGCTCCCTTAGCTTCTTTGTGTACCTGTATCCTAGCCCTGAGCCCTTGGCCTTTTAACTGCCTGTCGACTCATCTCATAAACTAAATGTTCTCTGTGGGTAGGGATCGTGTCCAATCAGTTTCTGTGTCCTCAGTGGCCAACACAGGAGATGCTTCATAAACGTTTACGTGATGAATGTGTGGCTCAGCTGACTGGTTggttgaataaatggatgaaggaaATCTGGGTGAGCCAGAGAGCCTCAGGTCGGGACAGGGGCTCCTCCTGCCCACCAaggcctcccctgcctcttctgaCAGGAAGGAAGGTGGAATCCATTGGGCTGGGAATGGCCCGGACGGGGGGCATGGTGGTCATCACAGTGCTGCTGTCTGTCGCCATGTTCCTGCTGGTGGTGGGCTTCATCATCGCGTTGGCTCTGGGCGCCCGGAAGTGAGGAGGCCAGCGCCAGGCAGCAGACCTCTATGAGGTCCGGGACCCTGTCCATTTCCCCAGCCTGTGTGCCCGCCTCCTCTGCTGAAAAGACTACCTGCTCCCAGTCCTCAACCATGGCTTCTAAGGGGCCTtcacctctcctccctgccccctctcacTGGAgccttttcctccctctgccctcccctagGTCCCTggtgcctcccctccctccactccctaTAATCCCCTCGGCCCACTCCTGTCA
The genomic region above belongs to Neovison vison isolate M4711 chromosome 7, ASM_NN_V1, whole genome shotgun sequence and contains:
- the UPK2 gene encoding uroplakin-2; amino-acid sequence: MRTPGPAMASLLPVQTWPLILILLTVLALGAAENFNISSISGLLSPALTESLLVALPPCHLTGGNATLMVRRANDSQVVKSSFVVPPCRGRRELVSVVDSGASFTVTRLSAYQVTDLVPGTKYYVSYLVTKGTSTESSREIPMSTLPRRKVESIGLGMARTGGMVVITVLLSVAMFLLVVGFIIALALGARK